The following proteins are encoded in a genomic region of Neisseria perflava:
- a CDS encoding type VI secretion system Vgr family protein: MTAHQSYHLTFARFSPSLSVRSFSASEAVNTAYRVEITATSTDSSLPLSSYLNQRAAFEIRPQEGLLSEVAGAFGSASDDLPAKQWQGIITSCEKLSVSKDETVYRFVLEPRFAALKHFQTSRLFQYQTVPDIVAAVFKHHGFSGVDYRFQKSRNYTVREYVTQYLESDFDFINRLCEEEGIWYAFEQHEQHGDVVVFGDSPEHYLRSQGLPVSYRHHAGLESVGTEALFNLSIRHNPIVEGIRTADYNYRSADTDLFAETDNKQSEESADNTVLLGKQQHWGLHPKTTDEAQVQTTLLNEANLCRQTIANGSGNVVSMAPMKVFQTDTAFPEAPDGWLVLSMEHSGSRDTAYSHTFTTIPAQLAYRPERITPRPHIDGTLPARVTAAENCTYAYIDDMGRYRVKLPFDLDEWSPGGESRPVRLAKPYAGPEYGIHFPLHEGTEVMLSFVQGNPDRPYISGVMHDSAHTDHIPADWNTRNVIRTWANNKLRMEDLQGQEHIKLATDYQKSQLNLGHIVDSSREKRGENGEGFELRTDGWGAVRAGKGILVSAQNQDANGKVLDMDDAISQLEQALSLAKSLNKAAQTANNHNTDEETQRGRLKDALKDLKEAGLIQTAPAGIATATQQSQLHTANENIHLVSGANTDITAGQSLTAHAAESLNLFAQSSGIKMQANQGKVEVQAQNDELQLNALKDATLTSSAGKITIAAKEEILITCKGAYIKLSNGEVEIGSPKVVRVRAPMVVSGPNSAGVNMKGMPAVGRFSLHFILKDSNGNILRNTPYKISDGNSLIRGITNRKGKTQTIYSDSPDNLVCEEDWDYFFKKPK; the protein is encoded by the coding sequence ATGACCGCCCACCAATCCTACCATCTTACCTTTGCCCGTTTTTCCCCCTCACTTTCAGTTCGCTCCTTCAGTGCATCCGAAGCGGTCAATACCGCTTACCGTGTTGAAATTACTGCCACCTCTACCGACTCTTCGCTACCTCTGTCTTCCTACCTCAACCAGCGCGCAGCGTTTGAGATTCGTCCGCAAGAAGGCTTACTGTCGGAAGTGGCAGGAGCATTCGGGTCTGCTTCAGACGATCTCCCGGCGAAGCAATGGCAGGGCATTATCACCTCATGCGAGAAGTTGTCGGTTTCCAAGGATGAAACCGTTTACCGCTTTGTTTTAGAGCCGCGCTTCGCGGCTTTAAAACATTTCCAGACTTCCCGGCTGTTCCAATACCAAACCGTCCCCGACATCGTTGCCGCCGTCTTCAAACATCACGGCTTCTCCGGTGTCGACTACCGTTTCCAAAAGAGCCGCAACTACACCGTACGCGAGTATGTCACCCAATATCTCGAAAGCGACTTCGACTTTATCAACCGTCTGTGTGAAGAAGAAGGCATCTGGTATGCCTTCGAACAGCATGAACAACATGGTGACGTAGTCGTCTTCGGCGACAGTCCCGAACACTACTTGCGCAGTCAAGGCTTACCCGTTTCCTACCGCCACCATGCAGGATTGGAGAGTGTCGGTACCGAAGCACTGTTCAACTTAAGCATCCGCCACAACCCCATTGTCGAAGGCATACGCACGGCCGACTACAACTACCGCAGTGCCGATACCGACCTCTTTGCCGAAACCGACAACAAACAGTCCGAAGAATCTGCCGACAATACCGTCTTATTGGGCAAACAGCAACACTGGGGCCTTCATCCCAAAACAACCGACGAAGCCCAAGTTCAGACGACCCTGTTGAACGAAGCCAACCTCTGCCGCCAAACCATCGCCAACGGTAGCGGCAACGTCGTCTCCATGGCACCGATGAAAGTGTTCCAAACCGATACTGCCTTCCCCGAAGCACCCGACGGCTGGCTGGTACTTTCCATGGAACACAGCGGCAGCCGAGATACCGCCTACAGCCATACCTTTACCACCATCCCCGCCCAACTCGCCTACCGTCCCGAACGCATCACCCCGCGTCCGCATATCGACGGTACCTTACCGGCACGGGTAACCGCGGCGGAGAACTGCACCTACGCCTATATCGACGATATGGGCCGCTACCGTGTCAAACTCCCGTTTGACCTGGACGAATGGAGTCCGGGCGGGGAAAGCCGTCCCGTCCGACTGGCCAAACCCTATGCCGGTCCCGAATACGGCATCCACTTCCCCTTACACGAAGGCACCGAAGTGATGCTCTCCTTCGTCCAGGGTAATCCCGACCGTCCGTATATCTCCGGCGTCATGCACGACAGTGCCCATACCGACCATATCCCTGCCGATTGGAACACAAGAAACGTTATCCGTACCTGGGCGAACAACAAACTGAGGATGGAAGACCTGCAGGGACAGGAACACATCAAACTCGCCACCGACTATCAGAAATCCCAACTCAACCTCGGCCACATCGTCGACAGTAGTAGGGAGAAACGCGGAGAGAACGGCGAAGGCTTCGAACTCAGAACCGACGGCTGGGGCGCGGTAAGGGCGGGTAAGGGCATACTCGTCAGTGCACAAAACCAGGATGCCAACGGCAAAGTGCTGGATATGGACGATGCCATCTCCCAACTCGAACAAGCACTCTCCCTGGCCAAAAGCCTGAACAAAGCCGCCCAAACCGCAAACAACCATAACACCGATGAAGAAACCCAAAGAGGCCGTCTGAAAGACGCCCTTAAAGACCTGAAAGAGGCCGGCTTGATCCAAACCGCCCCCGCCGGCATTGCCACCGCAACCCAACAAAGCCAACTTCACACCGCCAATGAAAACATCCACCTGGTCAGCGGGGCAAATACCGACATTACCGCCGGCCAAAGCCTGACCGCCCATGCGGCAGAGAGTTTAAATCTGTTTGCGCAAAGCAGCGGCATCAAGATGCAGGCCAATCAGGGCAAAGTGGAAGTGCAGGCACAGAATGACGAGTTGCAGCTGAATGCACTGAAGGACGCAACGTTAACCAGCAGCGCAGGGAAAATTACTATTGCGGCGAAGGAAGAGATTTTGATTACCTGCAAAGGGGCGTATATCAAGCTGAGCAACGGGGAAGTTGAGATCGGGAGTCCGAAGGTGGTGCGGGTGAGGGCGCCGATGGTGGTCTCGGGACCAAACTCGGCAGGGGTGAATATGAAGGGTATGCCTGCGGTCGGTAGGTTTTCATTGCATTTTATTTTAAAAGATAGCAATGGAAATATTTTACGAAATACCCCATATAAAATTTCAGACGGCAATAGCTTGATTAGAGGAATAACTAATAGAAAAGGTAAAACTCAAACCATTTATTCTGACAGTCCTGATAATCTGGTATGCGAAGAAGATTGGGATTATTTTTTCAAGAAACCAAAATAA
- a CDS encoding NAD(P)H-binding protein: protein MQLIFGANGPSGRAYIRTLTDSADTVAVLRKPSEDSFFVEHNIQTVVADALDADALDKALAQYHPDTVISFVGGKNEEGIRSDALGNINIIAATKAANPQARFVLITSMGCGEQWDMMSEPFKQALGEAVRAKTEAEIYLKQSGLIWTILRPCGLADGEDNAYTLTQNAQEIPQKYMTRNGLAAAVATIVGQADSKGETYSVGAV from the coding sequence ATGCAACTCATCTTCGGAGCCAACGGCCCGTCCGGCCGCGCCTATATCCGCACATTGACTGACTCAGCCGATACCGTCGCCGTATTAAGAAAGCCGTCTGAAGACAGTTTTTTTGTCGAACACAATATTCAAACCGTTGTCGCCGATGCGCTTGATGCCGACGCGCTCGATAAAGCGTTGGCACAATACCATCCTGATACCGTGATCAGTTTTGTCGGCGGCAAAAACGAAGAGGGTATCCGCAGCGATGCGCTGGGCAATATCAACATTATTGCCGCCACGAAAGCCGCCAATCCGCAAGCCCGCTTTGTACTGATTACCAGCATGGGCTGCGGTGAACAATGGGACATGATGAGCGAGCCGTTCAAACAGGCACTAGGTGAAGCCGTCCGTGCCAAAACAGAAGCCGAAATCTATCTCAAACAAAGCGGTTTGATTTGGACCATCCTGCGCCCCTGCGGCCTTGCCGATGGCGAAGATAATGCCTATACCTTGACACAAAATGCCCAAGAAATTCCGCAAAAATACATGACGCGCAACGGCTTGGCCGCTGCCGTTGCTACCATTGTCGGCCAAGCGGACAGCAAGGGCGAAACGTATAGCGTTGGTGCGGTATAA
- the hutW gene encoding heme anaerobic degradation radical SAM methyltransferase ChuW/HutW yields MVQQLVWTPKQSAPKAFPERQALMPVWGGVPMPRPQWQNIWKKKLPHATDVDALAYLHIPFCANHCVFCGFYRNAWKDSQSSVYTDKIIEEMAAEAEVRTGKGKIRAVYFGGGTPTALLTEDLVRLIRACYQYLPLAEDCEFTIEGRMSHFDLEKAQVCLEAGANRISIGVQTFNTAIRRRLGRKHSGDEAFEYLAKLCELDAVIVADLMFGLPNQTDEVWQNDIARATELPLSGLDTYAFNLYPMLPINRMIEKGAFPTPPGFDIQADQYAYTVETLLEKGWEQVSNSHFAYPGRGERNRYNTLIKSDIPCLAFGSGAGGNFGGFSYQVQGDLENYLATPKGEKNIAFMSGHSPNKALLSKVQHDIETGRLNPLLFDGNKAAQKLIAQWQEMQLFKEPDSDSIIRLNTSGRYWSPTLIRKLMLTLPTQEKDQTMQKLSAEQQTMLRQSLEKNPGQVLEMLAAQNQCSFEDVIRCLPEENVRQTEGSRIVEILQAIAAWDESVTFIAHTPDAIVEVSGKLPNGKVGRGFYNFDHPETDGGVHGHIYYENCASIYLLERPFMGKATCSLNFINRNGGAMFKIFVGRDEAGELKQHQIEAMRKLFNAA; encoded by the coding sequence ATGGTACAGCAGCTTGTTTGGACTCCGAAACAATCCGCGCCCAAGGCATTTCCCGAACGTCAGGCATTAATGCCCGTTTGGGGCGGCGTTCCAATGCCGCGTCCCCAGTGGCAGAACATTTGGAAGAAAAAGCTTCCCCATGCTACCGATGTGGACGCGCTTGCTTATCTGCATATTCCATTTTGCGCCAATCATTGCGTTTTTTGCGGCTTCTACCGTAATGCGTGGAAGGACAGCCAAAGCAGCGTGTACACCGACAAAATCATCGAAGAAATGGCCGCTGAAGCCGAAGTCCGTACAGGCAAGGGCAAAATCCGAGCCGTTTATTTCGGGGGCGGTACGCCGACCGCGTTGCTTACGGAAGACCTCGTCCGCCTGATTCGTGCCTGCTACCAATATCTGCCGCTTGCCGAAGACTGCGAGTTCACCATCGAAGGGCGCATGAGCCATTTCGATTTGGAAAAAGCACAGGTCTGTCTCGAAGCAGGGGCCAACCGCATTTCCATCGGCGTGCAAACCTTCAATACCGCCATCCGCCGCCGTCTCGGCCGCAAACACAGCGGCGACGAGGCGTTTGAATATTTGGCAAAACTGTGCGAACTCGATGCCGTGATTGTCGCTGATTTGATGTTCGGCCTACCCAATCAAACCGATGAAGTTTGGCAAAACGATATCGCCCGTGCCACCGAGCTGCCGCTGTCCGGTTTGGATACGTACGCGTTCAACCTTTATCCCATGCTGCCCATCAACCGCATGATTGAAAAAGGCGCATTTCCGACACCGCCGGGTTTTGACATTCAGGCAGACCAATATGCCTACACGGTTGAAACATTGTTGGAAAAAGGCTGGGAACAGGTCAGCAACAGCCACTTCGCCTATCCCGGCCGCGGCGAGCGCAACCGCTACAATACCCTGATCAAATCCGACATTCCCTGTTTGGCGTTCGGCTCCGGCGCAGGCGGTAACTTCGGCGGTTTCAGCTATCAGGTGCAGGGTGATTTGGAGAACTATCTCGCCACGCCGAAAGGTGAGAAAAATATCGCATTTATGAGCGGTCATAGTCCAAATAAAGCACTTCTCAGCAAAGTCCAGCACGATATTGAAACAGGCCGTCTGAATCCATTATTGTTTGACGGCAACAAAGCAGCGCAAAAGCTGATTGCCCAATGGCAGGAAATGCAGCTTTTTAAAGAACCCGATTCAGACAGCATTATCCGTTTGAATACCAGCGGCCGTTATTGGTCGCCCACCCTTATCCGCAAACTCATGCTCACTCTTCCGACTCAAGAAAAGGATCAAACCATGCAAAAACTTTCAGCCGAACAACAAACCATGTTGCGCCAATCATTAGAAAAAAATCCTGGCCAAGTGCTGGAAATGCTGGCCGCGCAAAACCAATGCAGTTTTGAAGACGTTATCCGCTGCCTGCCTGAAGAGAACGTGCGCCAAACCGAAGGCAGCCGCATTGTCGAAATCCTCCAAGCCATCGCAGCATGGGATGAATCCGTTACCTTCATCGCCCACACCCCCGATGCCATCGTCGAAGTCAGCGGCAAACTGCCAAACGGCAAAGTCGGCCGCGGTTTCTACAACTTTGACCATCCTGAAACTGACGGCGGCGTACACGGCCACATCTACTATGAAAACTGCGCCTCCATCTACCTTTTGGAACGCCCGTTCATGGGTAAAGCCACTTGCTCGCTCAACTTTATCAACCGCAACGGTGGCGCCATGTTTAAAATTTTTGTCGGCCGCGATGAAGCAGGCGAGTTGAAACAACACCAAATCGAAGCCATGCGCAAACTGTTTAATGCCGCTTAA
- a CDS encoding ABC transporter ATP-binding protein, translating into MHTLFQIRNLSVRVQDKTLLEIDQLDIPSGMTVIIGPNGAGKSTLLRALIGQTGQGGITLFGEAVAPQIRAGRVAWVGQHGRYNMPMTVREYIALALFVQKGRLNHEWADELLDYFDLTALADKRIGKLSGGEQQRANIIRALLQNAPVLLLDEPCNHLDIRHQHRLMQYLVGHSNRASSMMVLHDLNLAARYAEHIILMNKGKVVASGKVGEVMRPDLLESVYGWQIRRCEDEAGFYFRS; encoded by the coding sequence CTGCTTGAAATTGATCAACTGGATATACCTTCGGGCATGACCGTCATTATCGGTCCAAATGGTGCGGGCAAATCCACTTTGTTGCGTGCCTTAATCGGGCAAACAGGGCAGGGGGGAATCACGCTTTTTGGTGAGGCCGTTGCGCCGCAAATCCGCGCGGGCAGGGTGGCATGGGTCGGGCAGCATGGCCGTTACAACATGCCGATGACCGTACGCGAATACATTGCGTTGGCGTTATTCGTACAAAAAGGCCGTCTGAACCATGAATGGGCGGACGAGTTGCTCGATTATTTTGATTTGACAGCATTGGCGGATAAGCGTATCGGCAAGCTCTCAGGCGGCGAACAACAACGTGCCAACATCATCCGCGCCCTGTTGCAAAACGCGCCGGTCTTGCTTTTGGACGAACCGTGCAACCATCTCGATATCCGCCATCAACACCGCCTGATGCAGTATTTGGTCGGGCATTCAAACCGTGCCTCATCAATGATGGTATTGCACGATTTAAACCTCGCCGCGCGTTATGCGGAACATATTATTTTGATGAATAAGGGAAAAGTCGTTGCATCAGGCAAGGTGGGCGAAGTGATGCGCCCTGATTTGCTTGAATCGGTTTACGGTTGGCAGATACGCCGTTGCGAAGATGAGGCAGGGTTTTATTTCAGAAGCTGA